The Pantoea sp. At-9b genome includes a window with the following:
- the mobA gene encoding molybdenum cofactor guanylyltransferase MobA → MTAFTGVILAGGQGRRMGGEDKGLLLLQGEPLYQHVLRRFRPQVNIVLISANRNIDRYQLSGCQVVSDSLPDYPGPLAGMLSGLRHSPSEWVAFCACDTPWIPDDFVARLWQNKADAPAVWVKSPLRDHPALALVNRSLADDLETWLLSGERRLMQFLRESGGHAVTFTDPESAFRNINTPDDLRDEEIPS, encoded by the coding sequence ATGACAGCATTTACCGGCGTGATCCTGGCAGGCGGCCAGGGACGTCGTATGGGGGGCGAAGATAAGGGATTACTGCTGCTGCAAGGTGAACCCCTGTATCAACACGTTCTGCGCCGTTTTCGGCCACAGGTCAATATTGTGTTGATAAGCGCCAACCGCAACATTGATCGTTATCAGTTAAGCGGTTGTCAGGTGGTCAGCGACTCTCTGCCCGATTATCCTGGTCCTCTGGCGGGAATGCTGAGTGGTTTGCGTCACAGTCCGTCTGAGTGGGTGGCATTTTGTGCCTGCGATACGCCGTGGATCCCTGACGATTTCGTTGCACGTTTATGGCAAAACAAAGCAGATGCTCCGGCCGTATGGGTGAAATCCCCCCTACGCGATCACCCGGCACTGGCATTGGTGAATCGATCTTTAGCAGATGATCTCGAAACCTGGCTGTTAAGCGGCGAGCGGCGTCTGATGCAGTTTTTGCGGGAAAGTGGCGGTCATGCTGTGACCTTTACCGATCCTGAATCGGCATTTCGTAATATCAATACACCGGACGACTTACGGGATGAGGAAATACCATCATGA
- the rbsD gene encoding D-ribose pyranase — translation MKKGRLLNAEISHVIARLGHTDTLTIADAGLPIPVGPQRIDLALTPGTPEFLQVVEVVTQEMQVESALMAEEIKQFNPQLHSALLAVLDALQRHQGNTIAIRYTSHEQFKQQTQRSQAVIRSGECSPYANVILSAGVTF, via the coding sequence ATGAAAAAAGGTCGCTTGTTAAACGCTGAAATCTCTCATGTGATTGCCCGTCTGGGACACACGGATACGCTGACGATTGCCGATGCGGGGTTGCCCATTCCGGTGGGGCCGCAACGTATCGATCTGGCGCTGACGCCGGGTACACCCGAGTTTTTACAGGTTGTTGAGGTGGTTACTCAGGAGATGCAGGTTGAGAGCGCTCTGATGGCGGAAGAGATCAAGCAGTTCAACCCGCAGCTCCACAGCGCACTGCTCGCCGTGCTCGATGCCTTGCAACGACACCAGGGAAATACCATCGCTATTCGTTACACCAGTCATGAACAGTTCAAACAACAGACTCAGCGTAGTCAGGCGGTCATTCGCAGCGGAGAGTGTTCTCCGTATGCGAATGTCATCCTGAGCGCGGGCGTTACCTTCTGA
- the mobB gene encoding molybdopterin-guanine dinucleotide biosynthesis protein MobB: MTVPLLAIAAWSGTGKTTLLEKVIPLLRDRGIRSGLIKHTHHHMDVDTPGKDSYLLRKAGADQVIVASNQRWALMCETPDEPLNLHQLAARMDHALLDLVLVEGFKDEPVAKIVLWRTGVKGAIADLLDDYVIAVASDVESALPIPVLDINQPQQIADFIAEWCFSQKNP, translated from the coding sequence ATGACCGTACCTTTGCTGGCCATTGCCGCCTGGAGCGGAACCGGTAAAACGACCTTGCTGGAGAAGGTGATCCCACTGCTGAGAGACCGAGGTATCCGTTCGGGCTTGATCAAACATACACACCATCATATGGATGTCGATACGCCGGGAAAAGATAGCTATCTGCTGCGAAAAGCGGGTGCAGATCAGGTGATCGTTGCCAGCAACCAGCGTTGGGCGTTGATGTGCGAGACACCCGATGAACCCTTAAATTTGCATCAGCTGGCGGCACGTATGGACCATGCTTTGCTGGATTTAGTGTTGGTCGAAGGGTTTAAGGATGAGCCAGTTGCGAAGATTGTGTTGTGGCGTACCGGTGTGAAGGGGGCTATTGCCGATTTACTTGATGATTACGTGATTGCGGTAGCGAGTGATGTGGAATCCGCGTTGCCGATACCCGTACTGGATATTAATCAACCACAGCAGATTGCCGACTTCATTGCTGAATGGTGTTTTTCACAGAAAAATCCGTGA
- a CDS encoding serine/threonine protein kinase produces MSEATFNFQTLNPDVILDALWEAGLRVESGLTALNSYENRVYQFSDDDKRRYVVKFYRPQRWSAGQILEEHQFAHDLLNDEVPVAAPLALQGTTLNSHAGFMFAVFPSLGGRQYETDNEEQMEWVGRFLGRIHQTGRQKSFQQRPTIGLDEYIVQPRQQLEQSVLVPDALKAQLMAAIDKLSHTLQQIWHTRWQPLRLHGDCHPGNILWRDGPMFVDLDDARTGPAVQDLWMLVNGDRQEQLIQWDILLEAYNEFSDFDLHELSLIEPLRAMRMVYYLAWVVRRWQDPAFPRAFPWMTDEDFWRRQIALFTEQEKLLHEPPLQLSPQF; encoded by the coding sequence ATGAGCGAAGCCACCTTTAATTTTCAGACGTTAAACCCCGATGTGATCCTGGATGCACTTTGGGAAGCGGGTCTGCGCGTAGAATCTGGCTTAACCGCCCTCAACAGCTATGAAAATCGCGTCTATCAATTTAGCGATGATGACAAACGCCGCTACGTCGTGAAGTTTTACCGCCCGCAGCGCTGGAGCGCCGGGCAAATTCTGGAAGAACATCAGTTTGCCCACGATTTATTAAATGACGAAGTGCCGGTTGCTGCCCCCCTGGCATTACAGGGAACCACCCTGAACAGCCATGCCGGTTTTATGTTTGCGGTATTTCCCAGTCTGGGCGGACGCCAGTATGAAACCGATAATGAAGAACAGATGGAGTGGGTAGGCCGTTTTCTCGGGCGCATCCATCAAACTGGCCGGCAAAAAAGCTTCCAGCAACGGCCAACCATCGGATTGGATGAATATATTGTACAGCCGCGCCAACAACTGGAGCAGAGCGTACTGGTACCAGATGCGCTCAAAGCACAGTTAATGGCCGCCATAGATAAATTGAGCCACACGTTACAGCAGATATGGCATACGCGCTGGCAGCCACTGCGATTACACGGTGACTGCCATCCCGGTAATATTCTGTGGCGTGATGGCCCGATGTTTGTCGATCTTGATGATGCACGCACCGGACCGGCAGTACAGGATCTGTGGATGTTGGTAAATGGCGATCGCCAGGAACAACTTATCCAGTGGGATATTTTGCTGGAAGCTTACAATGAATTCAGCGATTTCGATTTACATGAATTGTCACTGATTGAGCCTTTACGCGCGATGCGCATGGTTTATTATTTAGCCTGGGTCGTGCGTCGCTGGCAGGATCCTGCATTTCCACGCGCCTTTCCGTGGATGACCGATGAAGATTTTTGGCGTCGGCAAATTGCCCTTTTTACCGAGCAGGAAAAGCTGTTACACGAACCGCCGTTGCAGCTTAGCCCGCAATTTTAA
- the rbsC gene encoding ribose ABC transporter permease: protein MSTQTLPASRRWFSKAWLLEQKSLIALIVLIAVVASLSPNFFTVANLFNILQQTSVNAIMAVGMTLVILTSGIDLSVGSLLALTGAVAASIVGHEVNALVAVAASLALGAAIGGITGTIVARGKVQAFIATLVMMLLLRGVTMVYTDGSPINTGFSDNADLFGWFGIGRPLGIPTPVWLMAVVFGLAWYMLHHTRLGRYIYALGGNEAATRLSGINVNRVKIIVYSLCGMLAALAGTIEVARLSSAQPTAGTGYELDAIAAVVLGGTSLAGGKGRIMGTLIGALILGFLNNGLNLLGVSSYYQMIVKAVVILLAVLVDNKSSK from the coding sequence ATGAGTACCCAAACCTTACCCGCCAGCCGTCGCTGGTTCAGCAAAGCCTGGTTGCTGGAGCAGAAATCGCTGATTGCGCTGATTGTGCTGATTGCCGTGGTTGCCAGCCTCAGCCCGAATTTCTTCACCGTCGCCAACCTGTTCAACATTCTGCAGCAGACTTCGGTCAACGCCATTATGGCGGTGGGGATGACACTGGTCATCCTGACCTCAGGCATCGATCTCTCCGTCGGCTCGTTGCTGGCGCTGACCGGTGCAGTGGCGGCCTCGATCGTGGGTCATGAAGTCAATGCGCTGGTGGCGGTGGCGGCTTCGCTGGCGCTGGGCGCGGCGATTGGCGGTATCACCGGCACCATTGTGGCTCGTGGCAAAGTGCAGGCGTTTATCGCCACGCTGGTGATGATGCTGCTGCTGCGTGGCGTCACCATGGTCTACACCGACGGCAGCCCGATTAATACTGGCTTTAGCGATAACGCCGATCTGTTTGGCTGGTTCGGCATTGGCCGTCCGCTGGGGATTCCGACCCCGGTGTGGTTGATGGCTGTGGTGTTCGGGCTGGCCTGGTACATGCTGCATCACACGCGTCTGGGACGTTATATCTACGCGCTGGGTGGTAACGAAGCGGCCACGCGGCTGTCGGGTATCAATGTTAACCGCGTCAAAATCATCGTCTATTCACTGTGCGGCATGCTGGCGGCGCTGGCAGGCACCATCGAGGTGGCGCGTCTCTCCTCGGCACAGCCAACGGCGGGCACGGGTTATGAACTGGATGCCATCGCCGCCGTAGTACTGGGTGGCACCAGCCTGGCGGGCGGTAAAGGTCGCATCATGGGTACGTTGATCGGGGCATTGATTCTCGGTTTCCTGAACAACGGCCTCAATCTGTTAGGTGTCTCCTCTTACTATCAAATGATTGTAAAAGCAGTAGTAATTCTGCTGGCAGTGCTGGTGGATAACAAAAGCAGTAAATAA
- the mdtD gene encoding multidrug transporter subunit MdtD produces the protein MIRSARSMAGLPWIAAMAFFMQSLDATILNTALPAIATSLQRSPLAMQSAVISYTLTVAMLIPVSGWLADRFGTRKIFIIAVSLFTLGSLACALSGSLGWLVFSRVVQGIGGAMMMPVARLALLRAYPRSELLPVLNFVTMPGLVGPILGPMLGGLLVTYASWHWIFLINIPIGLLGIFYARKYMPDFTTPKRRFDFGGFVLFGVGLVLISIGIELFGERIVSPWQATAVLFTGVLLLLLYIVHARRHPAPLISLPMFKTRTFSIGIIGNIASRLGTGCIPFLMPLMLQVGFGYPAIIAGCMMGPTAIGSLLAKSTVTQVLRRFGYRHTLVGISVIIGFLIASFSLQTPGGSVLLLLLALFVLGMAMSTQFTAMNTITLADLNDENASGGNSVLAVTQQLSISFGVAVSAAVLRFYQEFDGTTVQHFHATFLTMGVITVLAAFTFMLLRNGDGRHLITNRDKKKKGA, from the coding sequence ATGATTCGCTCCGCGCGCAGTATGGCCGGTTTGCCCTGGATCGCCGCTATGGCATTTTTCATGCAATCGCTTGATGCCACTATCCTCAACACCGCGCTTCCTGCCATCGCCACCAGCCTCCAACGTTCACCCCTTGCCATGCAATCCGCCGTTATCAGCTACACACTGACCGTTGCCATGTTAATTCCCGTCAGTGGCTGGCTGGCCGATCGCTTTGGTACACGCAAAATCTTTATCATTGCGGTATCGCTGTTCACGTTGGGTTCGCTGGCCTGTGCTTTGTCTGGCAGTCTGGGGTGGTTGGTTTTTTCCCGCGTAGTGCAGGGGATTGGCGGCGCGATGATGATGCCGGTCGCCCGACTGGCGCTGCTACGGGCCTATCCACGCAGTGAACTGCTACCGGTACTCAACTTCGTCACCATGCCTGGTCTGGTCGGGCCGATACTGGGGCCGATGCTCGGCGGTTTGCTGGTCACCTATGCCAGTTGGCACTGGATTTTCCTGATTAACATCCCTATCGGTCTGCTTGGCATCTTTTATGCGCGTAAGTACATGCCGGATTTTACCACCCCCAAACGTCGCTTCGACTTCGGTGGTTTTGTGTTATTCGGCGTTGGGTTAGTGTTGATCTCGATTGGTATCGAACTGTTCGGTGAACGCATTGTGTCGCCCTGGCAGGCAACCGCTGTTCTGTTCACCGGGGTGTTGTTGTTGCTTCTCTATATAGTCCATGCGCGCCGTCATCCGGCACCGTTGATCAGCTTACCCATGTTTAAAACCCGAACCTTTTCCATTGGCATCATTGGCAATATCGCTTCGCGTCTCGGTACGGGTTGTATTCCCTTCCTGATGCCGTTGATGTTACAGGTGGGATTTGGTTATCCGGCGATTATCGCCGGTTGCATGATGGGCCCGACCGCGATTGGCTCGTTACTGGCGAAATCCACCGTTACCCAAGTCTTACGTCGCTTTGGCTATCGCCACACCCTGGTCGGTATTTCGGTGATTATCGGTTTCCTGATTGCCTCCTTCTCGCTGCAAACGCCAGGAGGAAGTGTGTTATTGCTGCTGCTGGCGTTGTTCGTGCTGGGCATGGCGATGTCGACCCAATTCACCGCAATGAATACCATCACCCTGGCGGACCTGAATGATGAGAACGCCAGCGGTGGGAATAGCGTGCTGGCGGTAACGCAGCAACTGTCCATCAGCTTTGGTGTCGCGGTGAGTGCCGCCGTGTTGCGCTTTTATCAGGAGTTTGATGGCACCACGGTGCAACATTTCCACGCCACCTTCCTGACGATGGGGGTTATCACCGTGCTGGCCGCGTTTACCTTTATGCTGCTGCGCAATGGCGATGGCCGCCATTTAATCACCAACCGCGATAAAAAGAAGAAGGGCGCTTAA
- the rbsK gene encoding ribokinase, which yields MSKSAKLAVLGSINADHILNLAHFPRPGETVIGKQYQIAFGGKGANQAVAAGRAGANIAFIACVGADDIGERIRQQLQQDRIDTAPVETVADEATGVAMIFVNGEGENNIGIYSGANAALTPACVDRHQQVIADADALLMQLESPLESVLAAAKIAKAQQTQVILNPAPATHLSDELLALIDIITPNETEAEILTGIAVKSDEDAARAAAVLHGKGIQTVLITLGRRGVWLSEQGEGVRIPGFSVQAVDTIAAGDTFNGAFITARLEGVLMHDAVRFAHAAAAIAVTRPGAQPSVPWRTEIDAFLQQQG from the coding sequence ATGAGCAAAAGCGCAAAACTGGCCGTACTCGGCAGCATCAATGCCGATCACATCCTTAACCTCGCCCATTTTCCACGACCAGGCGAAACGGTGATCGGGAAACAGTATCAGATTGCCTTTGGCGGCAAAGGGGCTAATCAGGCGGTAGCCGCCGGACGCGCGGGTGCCAATATCGCCTTTATTGCCTGCGTGGGTGCAGATGACATTGGCGAACGTATCCGCCAGCAGTTGCAGCAGGACCGAATTGATACTGCGCCGGTGGAAACCGTCGCGGATGAAGCCACCGGTGTGGCGATGATCTTCGTGAATGGCGAAGGTGAAAACAATATCGGCATCTATTCTGGTGCTAATGCGGCGTTAACGCCGGCCTGTGTTGATCGTCATCAACAGGTTATCGCGGATGCTGATGCGTTGTTGATGCAATTAGAGTCACCGCTGGAAAGCGTGCTGGCGGCGGCGAAAATCGCCAAAGCGCAGCAAACGCAGGTGATTCTTAATCCGGCCCCTGCCACCCATCTTTCCGATGAACTGTTGGCACTGATCGATATCATCACGCCAAACGAAACCGAAGCGGAAATCCTGACCGGCATCGCAGTGAAAAGCGATGAAGATGCGGCGCGGGCGGCGGCAGTGCTGCATGGTAAAGGTATCCAGACGGTGCTGATTACCCTGGGCCGTCGTGGTGTCTGGTTGAGCGAGCAAGGCGAGGGTGTGCGCATTCCTGGCTTTAGCGTACAGGCGGTCGACACCATTGCAGCGGGCGATACCTTCAACGGCGCGTTTATTACCGCCCGTCTGGAAGGGGTCTTGATGCATGATGCGGTACGTTTTGCCCATGCGGCGGCCGCCATCGCCGTGACGCGCCCCGGGGCGCAACCCTCGGTGCCGTGGCGTACCGAGATTGATGCCTTCCTGCAACAACAGGGCTAA
- a CDS encoding carbohydrate-binding protein — protein sequence MNFKMKAIASLSALSLVAAAWADEGEMAPKAEVFGPVAIATADFSVTSSVDESVLFELDASASKNAVSFSWKVAEGKGVFWLQEKPGGGWKTEVNQAKAKALVPARHTGVAVYEVSVTDKDGNIDTKRVTMTATSPWYSSVTENPAKPTEFPDWGEENTYMAGDKVTFAGIKYIATKWTQSIPANGAGWKFADPEQLREWNKSMSYSSKDKVTWQGKAWKAAYWTQGNTPGEHSVWLEL from the coding sequence ATGAATTTTAAAATGAAAGCAATTGCCAGCCTGAGCGCCTTATCACTGGTGGCTGCCGCCTGGGCTGATGAGGGAGAGATGGCACCAAAGGCTGAAGTGTTCGGGCCGGTCGCGATCGCCACTGCCGACTTTAGTGTTACAAGTTCAGTGGATGAATCTGTCCTGTTCGAACTGGACGCTTCCGCCAGCAAGAATGCCGTCTCTTTTAGCTGGAAAGTGGCAGAGGGGAAAGGTGTCTTTTGGCTACAGGAAAAACCAGGAGGAGGCTGGAAGACCGAGGTTAATCAGGCCAAAGCCAAAGCCCTGGTTCCGGCCAGGCACACCGGTGTCGCGGTCTATGAAGTCAGCGTCACCGATAAAGATGGCAACATCGATACCAAACGCGTCACCATGACCGCCACTTCCCCGTGGTATTCATCCGTGACGGAAAATCCGGCTAAACCCACTGAATTTCCGGACTGGGGTGAAGAAAATACCTATATGGCAGGCGATAAAGTCACTTTCGCCGGGATTAAGTACATCGCGACCAAATGGACACAATCGATACCCGCTAATGGTGCAGGCTGGAAGTTTGCGGACCCGGAACAGCTACGTGAATGGAATAAATCGATGTCCTATTCCAGTAAGGATAAAGTCACCTGGCAGGGGAAAGCCTGGAAGGCTGCCTACTGGACCCAGGGCAACACGCCGGGAGAACATTCCGTCTGGCTGGAGTTATAA
- the rbsB gene encoding ribose ABC transporter substrate-binding protein RbsB has protein sequence MKKLTALAVILGATLSASAMAKDTIALVVSTLNNPFFVALKDGAQKEADKLGYNLVVLDSQNNPAKELANVQDLTVRGTKLMLINPTDSDAVGNAVKMANQANIPVITLDRVASQGTVVSHVASDNRFGGKMAGDFIAKKLGDGAKIIELQGIAGTSAARERGDGFKQAADAHKFNILASQPADFDRTKGLNVMQNLLQAHPDVQAVFAQNDEMALGALRALQTAGKTDVVVVGFDGTADGVKAVEAGKLTATVAQMPDKIGIIGVETADKVLKGEKVQAINPVDLKLVTK, from the coding sequence ATGAAAAAGTTAACCGCATTGGCCGTCATTCTTGGCGCCACTCTGAGTGCCAGCGCGATGGCGAAGGATACTATCGCTCTGGTGGTTTCTACCCTGAACAACCCGTTCTTTGTTGCGCTGAAAGATGGCGCACAGAAAGAAGCTGACAAGCTGGGTTATAACCTGGTGGTGCTGGATTCACAGAACAACCCGGCGAAAGAGCTGGCGAACGTGCAGGATCTCACCGTGCGCGGCACCAAGCTGATGCTGATCAACCCGACCGACTCTGATGCCGTTGGCAACGCAGTGAAAATGGCCAACCAGGCAAATATCCCGGTGATTACCCTCGACCGCGTGGCGTCACAGGGTACGGTGGTGAGCCATGTGGCATCTGACAACCGCTTTGGCGGCAAAATGGCCGGTGACTTTATTGCGAAGAAACTGGGTGATGGCGCGAAAATCATCGAGTTGCAGGGGATTGCCGGTACTTCAGCGGCGCGTGAGCGTGGTGATGGCTTTAAACAGGCTGCTGATGCACATAAATTCAATATCCTCGCCAGCCAGCCTGCGGATTTTGACCGTACCAAAGGTCTGAACGTGATGCAGAACCTGTTGCAGGCGCATCCGGATGTGCAGGCGGTGTTCGCACAGAACGACGAAATGGCGCTGGGCGCCCTGCGCGCACTGCAAACCGCCGGTAAAACCGATGTGGTGGTGGTCGGTTTTGACGGCACCGCTGACGGTGTAAAAGCGGTGGAAGCAGGTAAACTGACCGCGACCGTTGCGCAGATGCCTGACAAGATTGGTATCATCGGCGTAGAGACTGCGGATAAAGTATTGAAAGGTGAAAAAGTGCAGGCGATCAACCCGGTCGATCTGAAACTGGTTACCAAATAA
- the rbsR gene encoding ribose operon transcriptional repressor RbsR produces MATMKDVARLAGVSTSTVSHVINNNRFVSEQVREKVEQAIRTLNYAPSALARSLKINQTRTIGMLLTASNNPFYSEVVRGVENSCYERGYSLILCNTEGDEERMNRSLETLLQKRVDGLLIMCTETHLPSADILNRYPSIPMVMMDWAPFEGRGDIIQDNALLGGEMATQHLIDRGYRRIACIAGPLDKTPARLRLDGFQKAMANSGLPVLPGYVVDGDFEFQGGFNAMNQLLTLDPLPEAVFTSNDAMAVGVYHALFQAGLRVPQDIAVMGYDNIELSRYLTPPLSTVHQPKDELGELAIDTLIHRMSDPDASQQTLVLTPELVERGSV; encoded by the coding sequence TTGGCTACCATGAAAGATGTCGCCCGCCTGGCGGGCGTCTCTACCTCCACCGTTTCGCATGTGATTAACAACAATCGCTTTGTTAGCGAACAGGTGCGTGAAAAGGTGGAGCAGGCCATCCGCACGCTGAATTACGCCCCTTCTGCCCTCGCGCGCAGCCTCAAAATCAATCAGACACGCACCATCGGCATGCTTCTGACCGCCAGCAATAACCCCTTCTATTCTGAAGTGGTGCGCGGCGTTGAGAACAGTTGTTATGAACGTGGCTACAGCCTGATTCTGTGCAATACCGAAGGGGATGAGGAACGTATGAACCGCAGTCTGGAAACGTTGCTGCAAAAGCGCGTTGATGGCCTGCTGATCATGTGCACGGAAACCCACCTGCCCTCGGCGGATATTCTGAATCGTTATCCGTCGATTCCCATGGTGATGATGGACTGGGCACCGTTTGAAGGCCGTGGCGACATTATTCAGGATAACGCGCTGTTAGGCGGTGAGATGGCCACACAGCATTTGATCGATCGTGGCTACCGTCGTATTGCTTGTATTGCCGGGCCGCTGGATAAAACGCCTGCGCGACTGCGTCTGGATGGCTTCCAGAAAGCCATGGCTAACAGCGGGCTGCCGGTGCTACCGGGCTATGTCGTTGATGGCGACTTTGAGTTTCAGGGCGGTTTTAATGCCATGAACCAACTGTTGACGCTGGATCCGCTGCCGGAAGCGGTATTTACCAGCAATGATGCGATGGCGGTAGGTGTCTACCACGCGCTGTTTCAGGCCGGGCTGCGTGTGCCGCAGGATATTGCGGTGATGGGCTACGACAATATCGAACTGTCGCGTTATCTGACGCCGCCGTTAAGTACCGTCCATCAGCCTAAAGATGAGTTGGGCGAGCTGGCGATTGATACCCTGATTCATCGAATGAGCGATCCCGACGCCAGTCAGCAAACGCTGGTCCTGACGCCGGAGTTAGTGGAACGTGGTTCGGTTTAA
- a CDS encoding YihD family protein, whose amino-acid sequence MKYHRLNELLELLQPAWQKESDLNLLAFLQKLAQEAGFSGPLSELTDDILIYHLKMRDSDTDAEIPGLKKDYEVDFKTALLRARGVIKDDE is encoded by the coding sequence ATGAAATATCACCGTCTCAACGAACTACTCGAACTCCTGCAACCAGCATGGCAGAAGGAGTCTGATCTTAACCTATTGGCATTTTTACAAAAATTAGCGCAGGAAGCAGGCTTCAGTGGCCCATTAAGTGAATTAACCGACGACATATTGATTTACCATCTCAAAATGCGAGATTCAGACACTGATGCTGAGATTCCCGGTCTGAAAAAAGATTATGAAGTGGATTTTAAAACCGCGCTATTACGTGCACGCGGTGTGATTAAGGATGATGAGTAG
- the rbsA gene encoding ribose ABC transporter ATP-binding protein RbsA, translated as MQPLLQLKGIEKSFPGVKALKGASLAVWPGRVMALVGENGAGKSTMMKVLTGIYSMDAGSLHWLGKETTFSGPKSSQEAGIGIIHQELNLIPQLTVAENIFLGREFVNRFGRIEWKKMYAEADTLLARLNLRFNSHKLVGDLSIGDQQMVEIAKVLSFQSRVIIMDEPTDALTDTETLSLFRVINELKAQGCGIVYISHRMKEIFEICDDVTVFRDGQFIAERPVSELSEESLIEMMVGRKLEEQYPHLDQAPGAVRLQVENLSGPGVHDVSFNLRKGEILGVSGLMGAGRTELMKLLYGALPRSGGKVTLDGREVVTHAPQDGLANGIVYISEDRKRDGLVLGMSVKENMSLTALRYFSRGNGSLKHAEEQLAVGDFIRLFNVKTPSMEQPIGLLSGGNQQKVAIARGLMTRPNVLILDEPTRGVDVGAKKEIYQLINQFKADGLSIILVSSEMPEVLGMSDRILVMHEGHLSGEFTREQASQESLMAAAVGKQHSEELVV; from the coding sequence ATGCAACCGTTATTGCAACTCAAAGGGATTGAAAAGTCGTTTCCCGGTGTGAAAGCGCTGAAAGGCGCATCACTGGCCGTCTGGCCTGGGCGGGTGATGGCGCTGGTGGGCGAAAATGGTGCCGGTAAATCCACCATGATGAAGGTGCTGACCGGTATTTACAGCATGGATGCCGGTTCACTGCACTGGCTCGGCAAAGAAACTACCTTTTCCGGGCCCAAATCATCCCAGGAAGCGGGCATTGGCATCATTCATCAGGAACTCAACCTGATCCCGCAGCTGACCGTGGCGGAGAATATCTTCCTCGGACGCGAATTTGTGAACCGTTTTGGCCGCATCGAGTGGAAAAAGATGTATGCCGAGGCGGATACGCTGTTGGCTCGTCTGAACCTGCGCTTTAACAGCCATAAGCTGGTGGGTGACTTGTCAATTGGCGACCAACAGATGGTCGAGATCGCCAAGGTACTTAGCTTCCAGTCGCGCGTCATCATTATGGATGAACCGACAGATGCACTGACCGATACCGAAACCCTGTCATTGTTCCGCGTGATCAACGAGTTGAAAGCGCAGGGGTGCGGCATCGTCTACATCTCCCACCGTATGAAAGAGATCTTTGAGATTTGCGATGACGTCACGGTATTCCGCGACGGTCAATTTATTGCCGAGCGTCCGGTCAGCGAGCTGAGTGAAGAGAGCCTGATTGAGATGATGGTCGGGCGCAAGCTGGAAGAGCAATACCCGCATCTTGACCAGGCTCCGGGCGCCGTGCGCTTGCAGGTGGAAAACCTGAGCGGGCCAGGCGTTCATGACGTCAGCTTTAACCTGCGTAAGGGTGAAATCCTTGGCGTGTCCGGCCTGATGGGGGCGGGGCGCACCGAATTGATGAAGCTGTTATATGGCGCATTGCCACGTAGCGGCGGCAAAGTCACGCTGGATGGCCGTGAAGTGGTGACGCATGCGCCACAGGATGGTCTGGCGAACGGCATCGTCTATATCTCCGAAGACCGCAAACGCGACGGCCTGGTGCTGGGCATGTCGGTGAAAGAAAACATGTCACTGACCGCATTGCGCTACTTCAGTCGTGGTAATGGCAGCCTGAAACACGCGGAAGAACAGCTGGCGGTGGGTGATTTTATCCGCCTGTTCAACGTGAAAACCCCGTCGATGGAACAGCCGATTGGCCTGCTTTCTGGCGGTAATCAGCAAAAAGTGGCGATTGCCCGTGGGCTGATGACGCGACCGAATGTGTTGATCCTTGATGAGCCAACACGCGGCGTGGATGTGGGCGCGAAAAAAGAGATTTATCAGTTAATTAACCAGTTTAAAGCCGATGGGCTGAGCATCATTCTGGTGTCGTCTGAAATGCCGGAAGTGCTGGGCATGAGCGATCGCATTCTGGTGATGCATGAAGGCCATCTGAGTGGCGAATTTACCCGTGAGCAGGCTAGCCAGGAATCCCTGATGGCAGCGGCAGTCGGTAAGCAACACAGCGAGGAGTTAGTTGTATGA